Proteins encoded together in one Cydia pomonella isolate Wapato2018A chromosome 10, ilCydPomo1, whole genome shotgun sequence window:
- the LOC133521994 gene encoding rRNA methyltransferase 2, mitochondrial: MWTSRSIAQSCLSYTRMCFLVNCLKRFKSSQQWLSRQRVDPYVEKAKIYNYRCRSAFKLLEMNEKTNILTPGLTVIDLGASPGSWTQVAVQKTNADGADPKKPKGTVLAIDKLQLFPIAGATILNNMDFSTIEAHDKVIKSLGDKKVDLVLSDMAPSATGVRELDKDRIIGLCYMAIRFAALVTKIDGNLLIKVWDGKEVPILEMDLERFYRSIKILKPNASRSESSEKFILARGFKGIQRPLENGRWG, from the exons ATGTGGACATCGCGCTCAATTGCGCAGTCTTGTTTAAGCTACACCAGAATGTGCTTTTTAGTAAATTGTCTAAAGCGATTCAAGAGCTCTCAACAGTGGCTAAGTCGTCAAAGAGTTGACCCTTATGTTGAAAAggcaaaaatatataactatag ATGTCGCAGTGCATTCAAACTTCTAGAAATGAACGAAAAGACGAACATACTAACACCAGGACTTACGGTTATTGACCTAGGAGCTTCACCGGGCTCATGGACCCAAGTAGCAGTGCAAAAAACGAATGCTGATGGAGCAGACCCCAAAAAACCTAAAGGGACAGTGCTGGCCATTgacaaattacaattatttcctATTGCG GGAGCAACAATATTGAATAACATGGATTTTTCTACAATTGAGGCACATGACAAAGTGATAAAGTCTCTAGGGGATAAGAAAGTAGATCTGGTTCTGTCAGACATGGCCCCTAGCGCCACTGGTGTGCGGGAGCTGGACAAGGACCGCATCATAGGGCTCTGCTACATGGCTATAAGGTTTGCAGCTCTAGTCACCAAGATTGATGGCAACTTATTAATTAAAGTATGGGATGGAAAAGAAGTGCCAATTTTAGAAATGGATTTGGAAAGATTTTACAGGAGTATCAAAATTTTAAAGCCAAATGCCAGCAGGTCAGAATCGTCAGAAAAATTTATTCTTGCAAGAGGATTCAAGGGTATTCAGAGGCCCTTGGAGAATGGCCGATGGGGGTAG
- the LOC133521993 gene encoding uncharacterized protein LOC133521993, with the protein MFDRTKQCKLSHKMMIRLNNFLYVFNLRQGTILIAVHQIALSSFVLIILLVGISHVGEMLSMLHNDMEDDAERRGFFEVTYDQQLTFHEGEVMSTNNQRRFAKAQHLASVTVIFLYTSTILTSIYLMCCISLLHGAVKYRREYVLPWILAACVGVVLLLAAIIVGDGYPCVVNLFGGHNLYHFGCALFVLTFIYAICAVSSFALETGGRCRAARAASDERGERLLLLDHAAHSSLLSAAQLNKLTNTRTHFV; encoded by the exons ATGTTTGATAGAACCAAGCAATGTAAACTGTCGCACAAAATGATGATTCgcttaaacaattttttgtatgtttttaatttgCGTCAAGGCACAATTCTTATCGCCGTCCACCAAATC gcGCTTTCGTCTttcgttttaattattttattagttggcATTTCTCATGTCGGCGAGATGTTGTCAATGCTTCACAACGACATGGAAGACGATGCAGAGAGACGAGGTTTCTTTGAGGTGACGTACGACCAGCAGCTCACGTTCCACGAGGGTGAAGTCATGAGCACGAACAACCAAAGGAGGTTCGCTAAAGCGCAACATCTGGCTTCAG TGACAGTAATATTCCTGTACACGAGCACGATCCTCACATCCATCTACCTCATGTGCTGCATCTCGCTGCTGCACGGCGCCGTGAAGTACCGGCGAGAGTACGTGTTACCGTGGATCCTGGCCGCTTGCGTAGGCGTGGTGTTGCTGCTGGCTGCTATTATTGTGGGCGACGGATACCCCTGCGTTGTCAACTTGTTTGGCGGACATAACCTCTACC ATTTCGGCTGCGCCCTCTTCGTCCTGACATTCATCTACGCGATCTGCGCGGTGTCGAGCTTCGCCCTGGAGACGGGTGGGCGCTGCcgagccgcgcgcgccgccagcGACGAGCGCGGCGAACGCCTGTTGCTACTCGACCACGCGGCGCACTCCAGCCTGCTGTCGGCCGCGCAGCTCAACAAGCTCACCAACACAAGGACGCACTTCGTTTAA